The DNA segment TACAACACAGACGACCGCGCCGCGCGCCATGCCATTCGCCTGTTCGCCGGGGAAGGCTTCACGGTTGGCGACAACCAGCCCTATTCCGGCCGCGATCTCAATGCGACCATGGACCGCCATGCGGAAGCGTCCGGCGTTCCCTACCTCGCGATCGAGGTGCGGCAGGACCAGATCGACGACCGGCGGGGCCAGGCGCATTGGGCCGCTGTGATCGCGAAGGTCGCGAAAGAGACGCTGGCTCTGCTCGACTAGGCTGGACGCGCAGGTCGGCGCGTGGCAGCCGCCTCGCCATGGCGCAGCCCGTTCTCACCGCCGCCGCGATCCGCGCTGCCGAACGGCTGAGCGGCGAAAGCGAAAGCGCGCTCATGGCGCGCGCCGGGGCAGGGGCGGCGGAATGGGTCTGGCGGGTCGCGGCCGGGCGCGCGGTCACGGTGCTCGCCGGTCCCGGCAACAATGGCGGTGATGGCTATGTCGTCGCGGAGCATTTGCGCGCACGCGGGCTCGATGTCGCGGTGGTCGCCCCGGCGGATCCCGTGACCGTGGTCGCACAGGACGCGCGGGCGGGCTATGCCGGCACGATACACACCGCGCTGGGCAGGCGGAGCGGGGGCGTGCTGGTCGATGCGCTGTTCGGCCATGGCCTCGCCCGCCCGCTCGCCTCGCCCTTCGCAGAGCTCCTCTCGCAATCGATCGGAGCGCACGATTATCGTGTCGCGGTAGACCTTCCGAGCGGCGTCGTCAGCGATAGCGGCGCATGGCTTGGCGTGCCCTGGACGGCGCAGCTCACCCTAGCCCTGGGTGCATGGAAGCCCGCGCATTGGTTGATGCCCGCCGCGGCCGCGATGGGTCAGCGGCGGCTGGTCGAGATCGGCCTTCCGCCGCAGCCCGGCAGCGCGCACCTGTCCGAAAGGCCCCGGCTTCGGGCCCCCGCGGCGGAAAGCCACAAATACACGCGGGGCCTGGTCGCCATCGTTGCGGGGCGGATGCCGGGCGCATCGCTGCTCGCAGGCGAAGCCGCGATGCATGCGGGGGCGGGCTATGTGAAGCTTTTCGCTGAAACCGGGCCTGCCGCCGCGCCCCCCGAACTCGTGGTCGACACCGCGCCGCTGACCGAAGTGCTGGCCGACCGGCGGATCGCCGCGGTGGTCGTCGGGCCGGGGCTTGGGCGGGACGAGATCGCCCGCGCCCGCCTCGCCGCCGTGCTCGACGCCCGGCACCCGGCCGTGCTCGATGCCGATGCGCTGCACCTTCTCGATTGGGATGCGATCGAAGGCGTCGATGCGGCGAAGCTGCTGCTGACCCCGCACGAAGGCGAACTTGGGTCCCTATGCCGCGCTTTCGGTGTGGATGCGGAGGCAAAGCCCGCCCGCGCCCAGGCCTTGCGCGATGCGACAGGCGCAAGCGTGCTGGCAAAGGGACCCGACACGCTTCTTGCACCGGCGGGCGGGGGCTTGGTCTATCTGCCGCCCGCACCCTCCTGGCTGTCGGTAGCAGGAAGCGGCGATGTGCTCGCGGGGATCGCCGGGGCGCGGCTGGCAGGCAATGGCGACGCGGCGCTCGCGGGAGAAGAGGCGGCCTGGCTCCACCGCGAAGCCGCCCGGATCGCGGGCGCGAGTTTCACCGCCGGCGGGCTAGCCCGCGCGGTTCGCCAAGCGGTCGCGGCCTTACTGTGAGCGATCCGGTCCTGCGCATTGCCGCCAAGGGTGACGGGGTCACCGCAACGGGGCGGCATGTGCCTTTCGGGGTGCCTGGCGACACGGTTGAATCCGATGGCAGGCTGACGCCGGGCCCGCATCGTGCCACACCGCCGTGCCGCCATTTCCCCGAATGCGGCGGGTGCCAGCTTCAGCATGCCGACGAGCCCGCGCTGGCGCAATTCGTGACCCAGCGCGTGCTCTTTGCCGCCGAAAGCCAAGGCCTCAGCGCACGCGAAGTGCTGCCGGTCCATCTCTCTCCGCCCCGCACGCGCCGCCGTGCAACCTTGCATGGCCAGCGATCGGGGAAGGGGGCAGTGCTGGGCTTCCGCGCAGAAGGCTCTCACCATATCGTAGATATGCGCGAATGCCATGTCCTGCTGCCCGCATTGTTCGCGCTGGTTGCGCCGCTGCGCGCCTTGATCGCCGGATGGGGCTCCCGGGCGCCGGTCGATGTGTCGCTCGCTCTCACCGATCAGGGGGTCGATTGCGGGCTCTGCGGGCTCGCGGCGGAGGGGCTGGGGCCAACCGAAGCCCTGCTCGACTTTGCGCGCGCGGAGGGCCTCGCCCGGCTGTCGCTTGACGATGGCTTCGGAGCGCGCGCGCTGTGGGAGCCGCAGCCGGTTACGGTCACGATCGGCAATGTTCCCGTGGCGCTTCCGCCGGGAGGTTTCCTGCAGGCGACCGCGGACGGGGAGTCGATGCTCTCATCGGATGCGCGCACGTCCCTGACCGGGGCGCGCACCATCGCGGACCTTTTCGCAGGCCTCGGCACCTTTGCCTTCGCCTTGTCGCCGCGCGCGAAGGTCCTGGCGGTTGAGGCCGCACGCGAAGCGCATCTCGCTTGCAAGGCTGCCGCGGCTGCAAGCAGGCGGCCTGTCCACGCGCTGCACCGCGATCTTTTCCGTGCGCCGCTCCAACCCGCCGAGCTCGACCGCTTCGAGGCCGTGCTGCTCGACCCGCCCCGGGCCGGAGCGCGCGATCAGGTGGCCGCGCTCGCTGCCGGCACGGTGCCGCGCATCGCCTATATCAGCTGTAATCCCGCCAGCTGGGCCCGGGATGCAAAGGTGCTGGTGGACGCCGGCTATCGGCTCGAAACCGTGCGCCCGGTTGGCCAGTTCCGCTGGTCGACCCATGTCGAACTGACGAGCCTGTTCGTTCGCTAGGCGATCGCCTTGGCCTCCACGAAGGCGAGCAGCGCGCCATAGCTTTCGAGCATCTCGCCCTCCAC comes from the Qipengyuania sediminis genome and includes:
- a CDS encoding NAD(P)H-hydrate epimerase, whose protein sequence is MAQPVLTAAAIRAAERLSGESESALMARAGAGAAEWVWRVAAGRAVTVLAGPGNNGGDGYVVAEHLRARGLDVAVVAPADPVTVVAQDARAGYAGTIHTALGRRSGGVLVDALFGHGLARPLASPFAELLSQSIGAHDYRVAVDLPSGVVSDSGAWLGVPWTAQLTLALGAWKPAHWLMPAAAAMGQRRLVEIGLPPQPGSAHLSERPRLRAPAAESHKYTRGLVAIVAGRMPGASLLAGEAAMHAGAGYVKLFAETGPAAAPPELVVDTAPLTEVLADRRIAAVVVGPGLGRDEIARARLAAVLDARHPAVLDADALHLLDWDAIEGVDAAKLLLTPHEGELGSLCRAFGVDAEAKPARAQALRDATGASVLAKGPDTLLAPAGGGLVYLPPAPSWLSVAGSGDVLAGIAGARLAGNGDAALAGEEAAWLHREAARIAGASFTAGGLARAVRQAVAALL
- a CDS encoding class I SAM-dependent RNA methyltransferase translates to MSDPVLRIAAKGDGVTATGRHVPFGVPGDTVESDGRLTPGPHRATPPCRHFPECGGCQLQHADEPALAQFVTQRVLFAAESQGLSAREVLPVHLSPPRTRRRATLHGQRSGKGAVLGFRAEGSHHIVDMRECHVLLPALFALVAPLRALIAGWGSRAPVDVSLALTDQGVDCGLCGLAAEGLGPTEALLDFARAEGLARLSLDDGFGARALWEPQPVTVTIGNVPVALPPGGFLQATADGESMLSSDARTSLTGARTIADLFAGLGTFAFALSPRAKVLAVEAAREAHLACKAAAAASRRPVHALHRDLFRAPLQPAELDRFEAVLLDPPRAGARDQVAALAAGTVPRIAYISCNPASWARDAKVLVDAGYRLETVRPVGQFRWSTHVELTSLFVR